In the Arachis ipaensis cultivar K30076 chromosome B04, Araip1.1, whole genome shotgun sequence genome, GTAAACATCTTTGCAGAAAAACAGATAGTTCATGAGAGATTGAAAACGACGACGATCAAAGGACTCATCAGGAAAATCAGCATAAAATGACTTGTAAGCAATAGGATTTGAGAGTCTAGGTTCAGCAACAGGACAGAGGTCAAAGGCAATGACTGTACCGCGAGTATGGCGATTCTGAGTGGGGCGAGCCTCTTCGTCTTCGTGAAGAGGCCTTTTTCCTCTGGAAGAGCTGGGTTTGGAAGAACTAGGCTGAGAGATGTttggtggaggaggaggaggtgtagGGTGAGGAGCAATACCAGGGCGGCGAGCAGTGGTCTTAGTGCGGGCCATGTCAGGAGAAGGGTTTGGTGGTGGAGATGGTGAGGAATGAGTGGGGGAATGAGAGGGAGAAGAGTGTGAGTGATCAGAACGGTGGGTGCCACTGTGGGAGCCTCTGTGAGCAACTCTCTTCTTTCGAGCCATATTTATAGAAGCACTGGTTCGGAGAAGATGAAAGAGTGGAGAGTGGAGAGTGTGGTGTGAATGGATGCATGCAGTGGGAAGTTATTATAAACTTAGAGAAGTGTAAAGGTTGCAccttgaaaagataaaaatcccAACTTTGAAAACGTATAGAAAGCAACAGCTGTAACTTTTGTACGTTGCAGATAAAAGCAAAAAAATTggaattgaaaacaaattttaaaagaggcccaaaaggagaaaaaacttattttcaaaataaatgaaaaagcaaCATTGAAATGGGCTCAAAGGGATTTAGTAAGGAAAGCCCATATGTCGTAAACTGCTCCAGCACTTGAAGTTCATCATTCATTATGATCAGGTTTGAATCCAGTAGACTTCATAGTGATCCAATGAAGGTTACTCATCATCTGCCAAAAAAATCTCACCGcgatttatgagacaaaacaCAAAAGATCTCATTATCAGAAACATTAAGAAAACAGAGATGAAGTTAGAATGCCTAGTTCAGTTCTTAACTTGCAGAACCTCTCCTCTATCAATGGTTTGGTGAATATATCAGCTAGCTGACCCTCAGAATTAACAAACTGAATATCTAAATTTctattttgcacatgttctcttataGAATGAAAACGAACTTCAATGTTcttagttcttgagtgcaaaaccgGGTTTTTAGAAATATTGATAGCACTCATGTTGTCACAAAACAATGGAATATTTGAGACATTCAATTTATAGTCAGCTAGTTGAGTTTTCAGCCATAATAATTGAGAACAACAAGAGGAGGCTGCAATATACTCAGCTTCGGCTGTTGAAAGTGCTACCGTAGCTTGCTTTTTGCTAGACCAAACAATGAGGGATTTCCCAAGAAAACAGCACATGCTACTTGTGCTTCTTCTATCAAtcctatcaccagcaaaatctgcatcacagaaACCCACTAATTGAAATGAATCAGTCTTaggaaaccataaaccataattaGTGGTACCAAGTACATATCGAATGATCCTCTTGACAGCTGAAAGGTGGGACTCCTTAGGCtttgattgaaaccttgagcaaaCTCCAACACTTTGGATGATATCAGGCCTTGAGGAGGTCAGATACATCAAAGATCCAATCATCCCTCTATAGCGTGTCTCATCAACATctctaccatgttcatctttaTCAAGCTTGATGTTAGGATGCATGGGGGTTCCCATAGGCTTAGCACAGTCCAGCCCAAACTTCTTGACAAGTTcctttgcatatttttcttgatggATGAATATGCCCCCTGCAGTTTGCTTGATTTGCAAGCCTAGGAAGAAATTGAGTTCTCCCATCATGCTCATATCAAACTCATTGGTCATAAGCTTAACAAAATCTGCACACAAATCCTCATTAGCCGAACCAAATatgatatcatcaacataaacttgcacaagaataaaatgatcaTGATAATTTCTAATAAATAAAGTGGTGTCAGTGGCTCCTCTTTGAAagttattttcaataaaaatgagctaagcctctcataccaagctctaggagcttgtcttaaaccatataaGGCTTTAgctagtttgaaaacatggttaggaAAAGTTTTGTTTTTAAACCCAGGTGGTTGAGCAACATAAACCTCTCTATCTATTATGCCATTGAGGAAAGCACACTTTACGTCCATTTGGAACAACTTGAAGCCACAATAAGCTGCATATGCAAGGAGCAATCTGATGGCTTCCATTCGAGCTACAGGTGCAAAGGATTCATCGAAATCAATCCCTTCCTCTTGATCATATCCTTGAGCAACCAATCTAGCTTTGTTTCGGACTATGAATCCATCTTCACCCAGTTTGTTTCTGAAAATCCATTTAGTTCCAGTGACTTTCTTTCCATTTGGATAAGGCACTAATGACCAGACCTGGTTCTTCTCAAATTGCAGCAATTCTTCCTTCATAGCTAGCACCCATGAAGGATCAGCGAGAGCTTCTTGGATGTTTTGTGGTTCAATCTTTGATAAGAAAGCAATGTTGTTGGATTTGGCTCTTTTCAAAGATGAACGGGTAGTCCTGCCAGTAGATGGATTTCCTATTATGAACTCTTCAGGATAGTTTTTCAGGAACCTCCATTCTCTTGGTCTTTTTGACTGGTTTGAGGATTCAGGTTCCTCTTGATCAACAATAGCCTCTGCATCAGTATTTTCTGCAGCAACAGGAGATAATTCCAAATTTTCTCCTGCAGAATTGGAATTTTCGTTGCTAGCAGGTGCAGCTTCATGAGAACTTGAATTTTGTTGAACTGGCTCATCATTCTTGGGTAGTTCAGCTTCAAAACCTGGACTATCATCTATGCAAACACTAGGAACAATGTTAGTCTCACAGAAAGTGACATGCATGGTTTCCTCAACAGTTTTGGAGTTCTTGttataaactctataggccttgctattTGTGGAATAACCAAGAAAAATCCCTTCATGAGTTTTAGGATCAAATTTTCCCAAATTTTCTTTGATATTCAGAATGAAACACTTGCAGCCAAACACATGAAAATAACTAAGATTGGGAGGAtgccctttccaaagttcatatggggttttcttcaaaaacttcCTAATGATGGTTCTATTTAGAACATAGCAAGctgtattcacagcttcagcccataagaaCTTGGGGATTTCATATTCACATAACATAGCTCTAGCCATTTCTTGtaaacttctatttcttctttccacaacaccattttgttgaggtgttcttggacaagagaagttatgTGATATGCCTTGTTcatcacaaaaagattcaaaaaattgattttcaaattctttaccaTGGTCACTTCTAATTGAAACAATTTTTAAACCTTTTTTATTTTGAACCTTTTTGCTGAATTTCTCAAAAATTGAAAAAGCCTCATGTTTATGAGCAAGAAAGAACACCCAGCCAAatctagtatagtcatccacaattaccatGCCATAACTCTTTCCTCCAAGACTTTGAGTCCTAGTTGGTCCAAACAAATCAAGATGTAATAACTCCAATGGTTTCTTAGTAGAGACATCTTCCTTGGGTTTGAAAGAGGTTTTAATTTGTTTAcccatttgacaagcatcacaaatgATGTCCTTATCAAATTTTATATTAGGAAGACCCCTAACTAAGCCTCTTTTTACAAGCTTAGAGATTTGGAACATGCTAGCATGTCCTAACCTCTTATGCCACATCCATTTTTCAGATTCCATTGAAGAGAAACAAGTTATATTTTGAACTTTTAGATCATCTAGAGTGATACCATAAACATTGTCACTTCTTTTGGCAACAAATAAAACAGCCCCTGTTTTCTCGTTTATGACTTTACAATCAGATTTCCTAAAGGTTACAGCATACCCAAGGTCACACAATTGACTTATGCTCAATAGATTATGCTTTAACCCATCAACTAAGAAGACACTATCAATGCAAGTTGAAAAATCTTTGCCAACCTTACCAATGgcaattattttacctttacTATTATCTccaaaagtgacaaatcctccattATACTTGTTGAGTTTAATGAAGAAAGTATCCCTTTCGGTCAtatgccttgaacatccactatcaagATACCACATGTCCATTTTCTTCTTGGATGCAAGGCAAACCTGCATGTTCTTCAACTAACCTTAGGTATTCAAATCcatttggatcctttgatgtgAAATCTTCTTGGTTGCCCAAGAGCATTAAAATCATGAACAACTTTATATAACTTACTATCATTACCAAAAGACCTAAGAAAGATGAAACATTGAGGAGGATCATGACCATTTCTATTGCACTTGTAGCATTGATTTTTGCCCACGGATTTCTGGGGTTTGCTGAATCCTTTTGGTTTGAAAAACTTGGAAGAGGAAGATTCAGATTTTTGAAAGTTTGGTTTGAAAACTGATTTATTTTCCTCTATGAAACCAAGTCCAGATTTTTCAGACCCAAACCTTTGACAAGCAAGCAGTTTGTTCAGATTTTGGGAACCTTGAACAAACTTTGCTAAGTCTTCATTCAAACTTTTTATTTGTTCATTCAGCTTTTTGTTTTCAGAAATTAAATCAGTGGAGGCAGTAACTTCatgcttgagtttgaatttttCTAATTCAGTTCGCAAGGCAATGTTTTCTTCTTTAAAAaacttttcattattattttcatttgccttaacctttttcaaaagaagATCATTTTCTGTCCTCAAAGCCTCATTTTCTTTCTTACATTTAGCATACTTATCTAAGAGTTTCTTAGAGTTCACAGAAATGTCTTTGATAATGTAGTGCAGTTCATCAATAGATAAGTCAGAGAGATCtacctcatcttcatcatcatgatcTGCCATCAGGCATAGTTGAGCTTCTTGATCTGAGCTTTCTGAGCTGGTGTCGTTCTCCAAGTCCTCCCATGTTGCCatcatcaccttctttttgtctttctTGAATTTTTCGCCTTTCTTAAGTTGAGGGCAATCTGACTTGAAGTGACCCGGTTCCTTGCAGTGATGGCATGTGAACTTGACTTGATCTTTCTTGACATCTTTGGATGAAGAGCTTCCTTTGCCTTTGTTTTTGTATCTTAGTAGTCTTCTCATTTTTCTTGCAAAGAGCAccatttcttcatctgagaaaCTGTCATCAGATTCTTCTCCTTGGGCTGTCATTCTTGATTTTAgtgctatacttttctttttgtcatccTTGTCTTGAGACATGTGAGTGGTTTCATAAGCCAGCAGCTTGCCTCTCAACTCATCATAGGTGATTTTGATCAAATCATTCCTTTCAGAGATAGCTGTGCTTTTCACTTCCCATTTCTTAGTAAGACTCCTCAGAATCTTTCTTACTAAGGTTTCTTCAGAGTAGCTTCTTCCCATGGCGTCcagattgttgatgattattgagaaCCTTTCGAACATTTGATCAATGCTCTCATCTTCCTTCATACTGAACATTTCATACTCCTTCATTAACATGTCGATTCTGGTTTCCCTCACTTGCTTGGTGCCTTCATGAGTGAGTCTGAGCTTATCCCAGATTTCTTTCGCCGTTTTACACCTTGACACTTTTCTGAATTCTTCAAAACTGATTGAACAGTGCATCAGGTTGATTGCTTTGGCATTAAGTTtaaccttcttcttttcttcatctgTCCATTCGTTGTCCTCCTTTGCCACAATTTCTCCATCTGCATTCTGTTTGGTAGGAACATCTGGACCATTGAGGATGATCT is a window encoding:
- the LOC107637135 gene encoding uncharacterized protein LOC107637135 translates to MANNMNPNIVAFTLTEGQSNNRPPYFNGSNYSYWKERMRIFVQSIDYNIWKIILNGPDVPTKQNADGEIVAKEDNEWTDEEKKKVKLNAKAINLMHCSISFEEFRKVSRCKTAKEIWDKLRLTHEGTKQVRETRIDMLMKEYEMFSMKEDESIDQMFERFSIIINNLDAMGRSYSEETLVRKILRSLTKKWEVKSTAISERNDLIKITYDELRGKLLAYETTHMSQDKDDKKKSIALKSRMTAQGEESDDSFSDEEMVLFARKMRRLLRYKNKGKGSSSSKDVKKDQVKFTCHHCKEPGHFKSDCPQLKKGEKFKKDKKKVMMATWEDLENDTSSESSDQEAQLCLMADHDDEDEVDLSDLSIDELHYIIKDISVNSKKLLDKYAKCKKENEALRTENDLLLKKVKANENNNEKFFKEENIALRTELEKFKLKHEVTASTDLISENKKLNEQIKSLNEDLAKFVQGSQNLNKLLACQRFGSEKSGLGFIEENKSVFKPNFQKSESSSSKFFKPKGFSKPQKSVGKNQCYKCNRNGHDPPQCFIFLRSFGNDSKLYKVVHDFNALGQPRRFHIKGSKWI